A stretch of DNA from Oryza brachyantha chromosome 4, ObraRS2, whole genome shotgun sequence:
TCCACTGTTGAAAATATTGGAGCTCTTCATCCACCAACGTGTGTCCAAGAGTAGGATAAGCCTGATCATTTGTTAGTGAAAGAAGAGTAGAACACTATAGTCAGCAAACAGGAATTTCTGAAAACAGATCATATCTCAATCTTCACAAGAACTGTCAGTGACAGATATTTGCTTTATTGCCACCTTGAATTCGCAAGTCATGCCAAGTTCTTGTAGAAATGCACACCCAGCATGTCCAGCTTCAAACAGTACCAATCCGTCAGCCATGCCATGAAACCATAATACTGGTGTCTGCAAATTTGGAAGATTTCAGGTTGGAGAGAAAAATCAGAGAACATGACACAAGGATGTCATGATCATGTAATTCTCGGTGCAATTATATTTGCTTGTTTGTTTACCTTTCTAGCTTCGGATGGTATCCTGTCAGCAAGTGATTTGCTTAGAGGAAGTGAACCACTGAAGACAACACAGCCACCTAAAGTCTTTGGGTAGAGTAGAACACTTGCTATGGCTAGAGCACCTATAAAACAACCAATCAGAATCAAAGTCTTGTGAGTACTACTTACTAAAGTTATTGCCAGAAGCATGCAGATTACCTCCTTGGCTTAATCCACAAACGAATATGTTTGAAGGACTCGTTCCACCAGCCACTTCTCTGTCTAACATTTCGTGAACACCCTCCACCGCTTTCAGGACTTCTTTTTCATCTCTGGCTGTTTTCTAAGATGCAGAAAATTTAAAGCTGAACTCCAATAAGTAATGCTATTGCAGCAAAAGAAGACAGCATtcactaaaaataagtaactactagtttttcaaaagaaagaatCACGTAGACATAGTGTTGAATGTGGCAAACAACATTTTGGATAGCTGAGAGTGATAATTACAGCAGTTATAGGAACCTCCGGGATGCCAAACCAAGCCGTGATAACCTCACCACCTGCAGCAAGCCAGCAATGGCAGATATCACTGTAATTTGAGATTTCTCTCTGAAACTGTGGATGCGATGCAAATGGTTCAAGTGTCAATATCTGGCAAGTCCGTGGGTCAAACAACGGGTGATCTCGCACAAGCTCTACTTCAACCAAATACAGGTTTCATTTTTAAGatgctgaaaataaaacttagtttattAAGTTGAACTAGAACCGGCGTCGATGATCCGTCGATCGTAATGGCATGAGCTTGATCTAGGTCAGGGCGTACCGTAACAGGGAATGGAGGCGGTGGGTGCGGTGGGGAAGGAGAAGCGGACGGAGGCGAACTCCGCCGCGGAGAGGTAGGGGCTGACCTGGGCGCGGCCCTCGTCTCCCGTTTGGCCGGAGCCATGCAGCCACAGCACGtgtcctcccgccgccgccgccatgctgTCGTTTCAGCGATCGATCAGGGCGAGAGGAGGCCGGGGAGTAGTCGTCTCGTTGGGCGACGAGACACGAGACGGAAGGCTGGTCAAGTGAGATCACGCCTTCGGCGTGGGCGGCTGCCGCCTGCGCCGTCCGTCCTTTCCGTGCCGTGGGTGGCGCCGGAGCTGTCGTCCCTCTCCCCCAGCGCAGGGCAAAGCTGCTGCCGATGCCGACCGGCGGGTGGGTCGTGGATGGACgagagcgcgccgccgcgggtcGCCGTCGGTTTCGTCGGCTCGTGCGGGCCGGCCCGCTCCGAATTCGCCTCATTTGGGGCCTGGCCCTGTCACCCTGTGCCTTTTCGTTCTCGCCCACTCACCCATACCATTTTCAGTGGTATGGATTCAAATGTAAAGCACAAGCATGTTACTTAATTCCTCGTAATCAGGTCTAGGTAATGAAGAAGAACAAAAGGGGAATAAAGCAACAACAATCTATTTGCCGACAACTATCAACTTTATTTGTAATACACACGTCTATATCCATGGACATAAACGTTTATGCTGAAGTGTATGGTACATTCCATTATTCAGCTCATAACTAAGGAAGCCTGGAAGCTGGAAGGGCTTAGCCAAGTGGTGAAAAAACTGATCTTGGAGAGCGTCCACACAAGTTTCTTTTCATGAAACATGATCCAAAATACCGCAAGCACAAATAACCAGGCGGTGCTGCTTTATGATAGGCACAACTAATCGCCGGTGGTAACAGGTGAAAACATGCCCCCTCATCAGAAAGGTGGTGTATATGGCTAGCACTCTCAATCCCGAACGAACGTTTGAACATGCACAATCACTTGCTCAATGCTTTCGAATTGGCGTCTTCCCTTCAGGATTGCCTTTGCACAATTAAGAGCACGACGCTCGCACGATGCTCTCTTGCTGGAATCCTCAATTGACTCAAAATCCTCGACATGAGCAATTCCAACTATTCTCCTACAAATGGATGGGCCAATTTAGGAAACAGAAGTCATGTGGAGATCATGCATAAGGCATAAGAATAAAATCTGAAATTGGTCTTTGAATGTGATTTCAAGTTATTTATGCTCATTTTCTCACTGCAAAGTGTCCCTGAACTGCGTCCAATCTAACCCTTTATGCCGGTTCTGGAACATTTCTTTGTGGCATACCACGATTTATGAAAAAGAAGTGCTACATCAAAATTGATACTGTAAACCTCTGTGCTAACTTACTGTTCCTTTTGAGTCATTTCTTACAGTTAAAATGTGCAGGTCTAGTATATCTAATCCAGGAGAAAACAAGATTCAGCAAATAAACTTAGTATATATTGTTTACTTACCTGATCATTTTGGCTGCACCAAATCCAAGGCTATCGTGAAATAGACTTGTCATGTACTTCTTCTGCGCAAGGCTCAAAAGCTCTGG
This window harbors:
- the LOC121053217 gene encoding probable carboxylesterase Os04g0669600 isoform X1 gives rise to the protein MRRIRSGPARTSRRNRRRPAAARSRPSTTHPPVGIGSSFALRWGRGTTAPAPPTARKGRTAQAAAAHAEGVISLDQPSVSCLVAQRDDYSPASSRPDRSLKRQHGGGGGRTRAVAAWLRPNGRRGPRPGGEVITAWFGIPEVPITAKTARDEKEVLKAVEGVHEMLDREVAGGTSPSNIFVCGLSQGGALAIASVLLYPKTLGGCVVFSGSLPLSKSLADRIPSEARKTPVLWFHGMADGLVLFEAGHAGCAFLQELGMTCEFKAYPTLGHTLVDEELQYFQQWIKDRLSQGTGVPLLSLSDNRDLH
- the LOC121053217 gene encoding probable carboxylesterase Os04g0669600 isoform X2 is translated as MAAAAGGHVLWLHGSGQTGDEGRAQVSPYLSAAEFASVRFSFPTAPTASIPCYGGEVITAWFGIPEVPITAKTARDEKEVLKAVEGVHEMLDREVAGGTSPSNIFVCGLSQGGALAIASVLLYPKTLGGCVVFSGSLPLSKSLADRIPSEARKTPVLWFHGMADGLVLFEAGHAGCAFLQELGMTCEFKAYPTLGHTLVDEELQYFQQWIKDRLSQGTGVPLLSLSDNRDLH